A genomic segment from Etheostoma spectabile isolate EspeVRDwgs_2016 chromosome 11, UIUC_Espe_1.0, whole genome shotgun sequence encodes:
- the LOC116697738 gene encoding LOW QUALITY PROTEIN: filamin A-interacting protein 1-like (The sequence of the model RefSeq protein was modified relative to this genomic sequence to represent the inferred CDS: inserted 1 base in 1 codon; deleted 1 base in 1 codon): MTAPSMLSEVELLRRRVMEMEGKDEELIRMWDQCRDLDRRLARETSHCXSLKVEVDKLNGRINELDRIEEALGKSKQDCSILIGSLEQEREVKKMLCGELDTMKMRVRDLEAIEGQLERSEAVIRQDLAKLRSLTVALVEDRKNMAERLQQAEEKLNKKEGKRNEQSNLATITERLREERHQALRSKADLEDRIKGIAKEKRELQDRLKTEEGRSEELQSKITIMRKRLQILENRKEKEEKYTHSSYPNNANHQCQAEDNKVKELTRELDRLQKRLQDKEVLEEELLKVEEDFESLQRRFKDEQKRSQALTEELEMAKRELSRYEQAEKQEVNQEHLLLCRLQKEQVKSRLLGREVDTLKEKLQKLMGTEESICRVQADHSTLKRKLTQQEASNRELAREMKELSSELDRQRQIKSLTPGANRQNFSDLRQTAKEVQAETTDSMPPDYSDELDEENGVEVQNQNTEIINRSSLVNNLNSLNRANNNICQYSSHSTNSVDMQQTVNGEVMMLTHTPGQPLHIKVTPHHILNTATLEISSPAGDATTSYTSTAVIPTSGASSKQRITIIQNSALSAVNTKTPPSSPDRTVSSLDSTSISQVFSPNSSRSATPDHSNSPIQIVTVRTCSPEPMEAANQTVFCKTAVRQNSWQHQRSKSTDTGPSIIATEDNKIHIHVGSPYIQSLNGKAHNIPQPVGPCYIRHEQRTQVLANDYHVKGVGKITSSITICPATSSASQSPNIIVSGLCD, encoded by the exons ATGACAGCCCCAAGCATGCTGTCAGAGGTCGAGTTACTGAGGAGAAGGGTCATGGAAATGGAGGGAAAGGACGAGGAGCTGATACGCATGTGGGACCAGTGTCGAGACCTGGACCGCAGACTGGCGAGGGAGACAAGCCACT GTAGCTTGAAAGTTGAGGTGGATAAACTCAATGGCAGAATCAATGAACTGGACAGGATAGAGGAGGCTTTAGGTAAGAGCAAACAAGACTGCAGTATTTTAATAGGCAGcttggagcaagagagagaggttaAAAAGATGCTGTGTGGTGAGCTTGACACCATGAAAATGAGGGTGAGAGAC CTGGAGGCCATTGAGGGCCAACTGGAAAGGAGTGAGGCAGTGATTAGGCAGGACCTGGCCAAGCTCAGGTCACTGACTGTAGCTTTGGTGGAGGACAGAAAGAACATGGCCGAGAGGCTCCAACAGGCTGAGGAAAAACTCAACAAGAAGGAGGGCAAAAGAAATGAGCAAAGCAATTTGGCAACGATAACAGAAAGactgagagaggagaggcacCAGGCACTGAGGTCCAAGGCAGATTTAGAGGATAGGATTAAGGGCATAGCAAAGGAAAAACGTGAGCTCCAAGACAGACTAAAAACAGAGGAGGGGAGGAGTGAAGAGCTACAGAGTAAAATTACCATAATGAGAAAAAGGTTACAAATCTTGGAAAAccggaaagaaaaagaggagaagTACACACACAGCTCTTATCCAAACAACGCTAACCATCAGTGCCAAGCAGAGGACAACAAAGTCAAAGAATTGACCCGGGAGCTAGATAGGTTGCAAAAGAGATTACAAGACAAGGAGGTATTGGAGGAAGAACTGTTGAAGGTGGAAGAGGACTTTGAGTCCCTGCAAAGGAGGTTCAAAGATGAACAGAAGAGGTCCCAGGCACTAACCGAAGAGCTAGAAATGGCAAAGAGAGAGCTGTCCAGATATGAGCAGGCAGAGAAGCAGGAGGTCAACCAGGAACATCTTCTCCTTTGCCGTCTTCAGAAGGAGCAGGTTAAGTCCAGACTATTAGGCAGAGAGGTAGATACCCTGAAGGAGAAACTCCAGAAGCTGATGGGGACTGAGGAATCCATCTGCAGGGTTCAAGCGGATCACTCCACGCTGAAGAGGAAACTGACCCAGCAGGAAGCCAGTAACAGAGAGCTGGCCAGAGAGATGAAGGAACTGAGTAGTGAGTTAGACAGGCAGAGACAAATCAAGAGTCTTACACCTGGTGCTAACAGACAAAACTTTTCAGATCTCCGACAGACCGCCAAAGAGGTTCAGGCTGAGACAACAGATAGCATGCCCCCTGACTACAGTGATGAACTAGATGAAGAAAACGGGGTTGAGGTCCAAAACCAAAATACAGAAATCATAAACAGAAGCTCTCTTGTCAACAACCTCAACAGCTTGAACCGTGCAAATAACAACATATGCCAATATAGCAGCCACTCAACCAATAGCGTAGATATGCAGCAAACAGTTAATGGAGAGGTGATgatgttaacacacacaccagggcaGCCCTTGCACATCAAAGTAACACCACATCATATACTCAACACAGCCACACTTGAGATAAGCAGCCCCGCTGGAGACGCAACTACATCCTACACCAGCACAGCTGTCATTCCAACAAGCGGCGCCTCATCTAAACAGAGAATAACCATCATCCAGAACTCAGCTCTGTCCGCGGTTAACACTAAAACCCCTCCTTCAAGCCCTGACCGCACCGTCTCCTCACTTGACAGTACATCAATCTCTCAGGTGTTCAGTCCAAATTCATCACGCTCAGCGACACCTGATCACAGCAACTCCCCCATTCAGATCGTAACAGTCAGGACCTGTTCTCCTGAGCCAATGGAGGCTGCAAATCAGACCGTCTTCTGCAAGACAGCGGTGCGGCAGAATAGCTGGCAACATCAGAGGTCCAAGAGCACCGACACAGGCCCAAGTATCATCGCCACAGAGGATAACAAGATTCATATCCATGTGGGGAGCCCATATATCCAGTCTCTTAATGGTAAGGCCCACAACATCCCACAGCCTGTTGGGCCATGCTATATCCGACATGAGCAAAGGACTCAAGTGCTCGCCAACGACTATCATGTCAAAGGGGTTGGCAAGATTACAAGTAGCATCACTATATGCCCAGCTACCTCCTCAGCTTCACAATCCCCAAATATAATAGTGAGTGGTCTTTGTGATTAG